In Leucoraja erinacea ecotype New England chromosome 11, Leri_hhj_1, whole genome shotgun sequence, the following are encoded in one genomic region:
- the LOC129701380 gene encoding solute carrier family 22 member 4-like: MRDYDEITAFLGEWEPAQKLIFLLLTVSVIPNGFAPFTIIFVGDTPKHRCSIPGNLNLSQAWMNRTIPLVPGTQVQYSQCSRFRLDVIRNLSEVFPDPDLLNVSEIEEEPCLDGWEYSQDQYTSTIVSEWDLVCDDKWKEPFTTSLYFFGVLIGSGGSGIVSDRFGRKIVLFGSMGVQILFNLLMTLSPSWEIFCLINFLRGIGEVSNYVTAFVLGSEILPKSIRVTYSTLGISCFYAVGYMMLPFIAYFVRGWRMLIMILNLICLLYIPLWWLRILGVKDSGSKGPGAVTEGGATFVW, from the exons ATGCGGGATTACGATGAAATTACAGCCTTCCTGGGGGAATGGGAACCGGCTCAGAAACTCATCTTCCTGCTCTTGACTGTCAGCGTTATTCCCAACGGTTTCGCCCCGTTCACTATCATCTTTGTCGGGGATACCCCAAAGCATCGCTGCTCGATTCCCGGGAATCTCAACCTCAGCCAAGCCTGGATGAACAGAACCATCCCACTGGTGCCAGGAACCCAAGTCCAGTACAGCCAATGCAGTCGCTTCCGCTTGGATGTGATCAGGAACCTCTCGGAGGTGTTTCCAGACCCAGATCTCCTCAACGTGTCCGAGATCGAAGAGGAGCCGTGTTTGGATGGATGGGAATACAGTCAGGACCAGTACACCTCCACCATCGTCTCCGAG TGGGACTTGGTGTGTGACGATAAATGGAAAGAACCATTTACCACATCTCTGTACTTTTTCGGAGTGCTGATAGGTTCTGGTGGTTCTGGGATAGTATCAGACAG GTTTGGGAGGAAGATTGTTTTGTTTGGATCTATGGGGGTACAGATTTTATTCAATCTTCTTATGACATTGTCACCCAGCTGGGAAATCTTCTGCCTGATTAATTTCTTAAGAGGCATCGGTGAGGTTTCAAACTATGTGACTGCGTTTGTGCTTG GATCTGAAATTCTACCGAAATCCATTCGGGTTACATACTCTACACTTGGAATTAGCTGTTTTTATGCCGTGGGATACATGATGCTGCCTTTTATTGCCTATTTCGTGAGAGGATGGAGAATGTTGATAATGATCCTGAACCTGATCTGTTTGCTGTACATTCCTTTGTGGTG gttaaggattctgggagttaaggattccgGGAGtaaaggcccaggagccgttactgAGGGAGGAGCGACGTTCGTGTGGTGA